One window of Methanobacterium alkalithermotolerans genomic DNA carries:
- a CDS encoding glycosyltransferase family 2 protein, producing MKLITIIPAYNEEKAIIKVVRESLKYSEVLVIDDGSEDDTALLAKNAGAIVISHPHNLGKGAALKTGIKYAQNHDYGTMVFIDGDGQHDPHLIPLLSSKVNGNDLVIGSRFKEGSPQYMPIQRRISNRFTTFIISKLTGYTLTDSQSGFRALSSTAGNIFLNIGYNDYIFESEMLYMAYKNNLQLEEVNIPCYYGEEKSYVTSKHALKYLFFVIKRILRKFKRRVFS from the coding sequence ATGAAATTAATAACCATTATTCCGGCGTATAATGAGGAAAAAGCCATAATTAAGGTGGTCAGAGAATCTTTGAAGTATTCAGAGGTTCTGGTTATTGATGATGGATCAGAGGATGATACTGCTCTTTTGGCAAAAAATGCAGGTGCTATTGTAATTAGCCACCCCCATAATTTAGGTAAGGGTGCTGCATTAAAAACAGGTATTAAATATGCGCAGAATCATGATTATGGCACAATGGTATTTATAGATGGAGATGGCCAACATGACCCTCATTTGATACCTCTTCTATCTTCAAAAGTAAATGGAAATGATCTGGTTATTGGATCCCGTTTTAAAGAGGGCTCCCCTCAGTACATGCCAATTCAAAGAAGAATTTCTAACCGCTTCACCACTTTTATCATCAGTAAATTAACTGGTTACACCTTGACTGATAGTCAGAGTGGTTTTCGGGCATTATCATCTACAGCAGGGAATATATTTCTTAATATAGGGTACAATGATTATATTTTTGAGTCAGAAATGTTATATATGGCCTATAAAAATAATCTGCAATTGGAGGAGGTAAATATACCCTGTTATTATGGGGAAGAAAAGTCTTATGTAACCAGTAAACACGCTCTAAAATATTTGTTTTTTGTAATAAAACGCATATTGAGGAAATTTAAAAGGAGAGTTTTTTCTTGA
- a CDS encoding UPF0104 family protein yields MKRYYVLSLSLILVAVLILWIGPLNLLKEIGSANWLLLLLAVIIHLLGVGLRAFRWGFIINKPWDFKNNFVVKTIGLFAGNFSPVRSAGEPVTALAGKKINEIEVSEGLSAGLTERFFDLVIVGIFLIASSFLIPKIRFLSIIGAILSLGMVALIYVVNWRESSSIMIYKKIHPFLEKLPIKAEVIDNFYNKAIKGLQGMVEYTRSFTSFKNMSIMIFLSISCWLIECLRLLVVFYAFDVEISLVSVIIIFLLANFIGVVSALPGGIGSIELSMTGLFVLFGVSGDLAGIIALTDRLLSFWIVSFLGLIFSSFYAHEILDEIKKYTLDSKGMKKS; encoded by the coding sequence TTGAAGCGTTATTATGTCCTGTCCCTTAGTTTAATTTTAGTAGCAGTCCTTATCCTATGGATAGGTCCCCTGAACTTATTAAAGGAGATAGGATCGGCTAACTGGTTATTGCTTTTACTGGCAGTAATTATTCACCTCTTGGGAGTTGGTTTAAGGGCGTTTAGATGGGGTTTTATTATAAATAAGCCCTGGGATTTTAAAAATAATTTTGTGGTAAAAACCATAGGACTTTTTGCAGGTAATTTTTCACCAGTAAGAAGTGCTGGAGAGCCAGTTACTGCTCTTGCTGGAAAAAAAATAAATGAAATTGAAGTTTCAGAAGGCCTATCAGCGGGCTTGACTGAGAGATTTTTTGACCTGGTGATTGTGGGAATCTTTTTAATAGCTTCCAGTTTTTTAATACCAAAAATACGTTTTCTTTCCATAATAGGGGCAATTCTTTCCCTGGGAATGGTTGCCCTGATTTATGTGGTTAACTGGAGAGAAAGTAGCAGTATAATGATTTATAAAAAAATTCATCCGTTTCTGGAAAAGCTGCCCATTAAAGCAGAGGTTATAGATAATTTTTATAATAAAGCCATTAAAGGGCTCCAGGGTATGGTGGAATATACCCGGTCATTTACCAGTTTTAAAAATATGAGTATAATGATTTTTTTATCTATATCCTGCTGGTTAATAGAATGTCTGAGGCTTTTAGTTGTTTTTTATGCATTTGATGTGGAAATTAGTCTGGTATCAGTGATTATAATTTTTTTACTGGCCAATTTCATAGGAGTTGTTAGTGCGCTGCCCGGAGGTATTGGTTCAATAGAATTATCTATGACTGGTTTATTTGTTCTTTTTGGTGTTTCTGGAGATTTAGCAGGGATTATTGCTTTAACAGATAGATTATTATCCTTCTGGATAGTTAGTTTCCTGGGGTTAATATTTTCTTCATTCTATGCCCATGAAATACTGGATGAAATCAAAAAATATACTCTGGATAGCAAAGGTATGAAAAAGTCTTGA